Proteins from a single region of Bacteroidota bacterium:
- a CDS encoding CpsD/CapB family tyrosine-protein kinase → MTPDLNDGIVEPEYENEGQSPRSGQPLVRKGKLILYNRPPNPMLDESVVSVERYNCFGSNLHPNRSEGSPLVAGITSANAGEGKTLVAANLATFFALDSLDDTVLVDLNFNNPRIHNIFGVSVLPGIRDSLRSDTITLSRTAIKGLWVLPAGELKGGQMGFDIVLGLREVISTLREHFRFIILDLPSATDPAFPGLIGSHIDGFVVVVAAGKTKKTDVSQLVTFINENKIIGFVMNRVSQGMAKL, encoded by the coding sequence ATGACACCTGATCTAAACGATGGAATAGTCGAGCCGGAGTACGAGAACGAAGGCCAGAGCCCGCGTTCGGGGCAACCGCTTGTTCGAAAGGGCAAACTTATTCTATACAACAGGCCGCCCAACCCCATGTTGGATGAGTCGGTAGTTTCAGTTGAACGGTACAATTGCTTCGGTTCCAATCTGCACCCGAACCGGAGCGAAGGGTCGCCGCTTGTTGCCGGTATCACGAGCGCGAACGCCGGAGAAGGGAAGACTCTTGTGGCGGCAAATCTGGCAACGTTCTTTGCTCTCGATTCACTCGATGATACTGTTCTCGTCGATCTGAACTTCAACAATCCGCGCATACATAACATTTTCGGTGTAAGTGTTCTTCCGGGTATTCGCGATTCGTTGCGTAGCGACACCATAACGCTATCGCGGACTGCCATCAAGGGGTTATGGGTTCTCCCGGCCGGAGAACTGAAGGGGGGTCAGATGGGCTTCGATATCGTTCTTGGATTGCGCGAAGTGATTTCCACTCTCAGAGAACACTTCCGGTTCATCATTCTTGACTTGCCCAGTGCGACTGATCCGGCTTTCCCGGGACTGATTGGAAGTCATATCGATGGTTTTGTGGTTGTTGTTGCCGCCGGAAAAACAAAGAAAACCGATGTGTCGCAGCTCGTAACGTTCATCAATGAGAACAAAATCATCGGCTTTGTTATGAACAGGGTGTCGCAGGGAATGGCAAAACTGTGA
- a CDS encoding polysaccharide biosynthesis/export family protein: MKYYMWSVARRFSVFFVLALHVVPAAYGQSRTQAPEYTISKGDQLLITVWGYNEFTTTQTVRDNGTITMPLLGDIIAGGLTKDELVASLKDRLAVYIQGEINITVSVLSSIGQRVTILGSVGAPGNYPVSSEINLLELLSMAGGYSSDARLTGIRIFHKDRLQPATEVDLESYLETSDIDNIPKIRPGDMVFVPRQENVVKEFGEFLRDVAFLLTLFRLTDFGR, encoded by the coding sequence ATGAAATACTACATGTGGTCGGTTGCCAGAAGGTTTTCTGTCTTTTTCGTTCTTGCTTTACATGTGGTTCCTGCAGCGTACGGACAATCCCGAACGCAAGCTCCCGAGTATACCATCAGCAAAGGTGACCAACTGTTGATTACTGTTTGGGGATACAACGAATTCACAACGACCCAAACCGTAAGGGACAATGGCACGATTACAATGCCCTTGCTGGGAGATATTATTGCCGGCGGACTAACAAAAGATGAACTGGTGGCAAGCCTGAAGGATAGGTTGGCCGTGTACATTCAGGGCGAAATCAACATCACAGTCTCGGTATTGTCATCCATCGGGCAGCGTGTTACCATTCTTGGTTCAGTAGGAGCCCCCGGTAACTACCCGGTTTCCAGCGAAATTAATTTGCTTGAACTCCTTTCCATGGCGGGCGGATACTCATCAGACGCCCGCTTGACGGGCATCAGAATTTTTCATAAAGACAGGCTTCAGCCTGCAACCGAAGTAGACTTGGAATCATATCTGGAAACTTCAGATATCGACAACATTCCGAAGATTCGTCCGGGAGATATGGTGTTCGTTCCCCGTCAGGAAAATGTCGTCAAAGAGTTCGGGGAATTCTTACGTGATGTCGCCTTCCTCTTGACGTTGTTCAGACTCACGGATTTCGGACGTTGA
- a CDS encoding glycosyl transferase — MKLIPKSFHFVFGLRPQTEPFHLMYYLCLASCIGVNNPDKVYFYYLHEPYGPWWDLIKPHLTLERVELNRFISEFPYHTDSVIEYSYAHHADFIRLEKLLERGGVYADIDTLFVNALPEEFYDEQFILGEELGQVIDGNYHGSLCNAWIMSAPNSEFGKKWLTSMKERFDGSWSGHSTLLPFELSQRFPDLIRVEPERSFFKHRWTKEGIRKLFEELDDDFEGVYSFHLWSHLWWDKNRMDFSYFHHGLLTEEYVKYADTTYAHIARHFLPKTCTPMRGVYKKQVINTRVEQVSLFVKHTSQRIQSKFKPKTGS, encoded by the coding sequence ATGAAGCTTATCCCCAAAAGCTTTCACTTCGTGTTCGGGCTTCGACCCCAAACAGAACCGTTTCATTTGATGTACTACTTATGCCTGGCATCTTGTATCGGCGTAAACAATCCGGACAAGGTGTATTTCTACTACCTCCACGAACCATACGGGCCTTGGTGGGATCTGATTAAGCCCCACTTGACTCTGGAGCGAGTTGAACTCAACCGGTTTATTTCCGAATTTCCATACCATACCGACAGCGTAATCGAATACAGTTATGCACATCATGCCGATTTCATCCGGCTCGAGAAGCTCCTGGAGAGAGGCGGGGTGTATGCAGATATTGATACACTTTTCGTGAATGCGCTCCCCGAGGAGTTTTATGATGAGCAGTTTATTCTGGGTGAAGAGTTAGGGCAGGTTATCGACGGCAACTATCACGGCTCGCTATGCAATGCTTGGATTATGTCGGCGCCGAATTCCGAATTCGGGAAGAAGTGGCTCACAAGCATGAAAGAGAGGTTTGATGGATCCTGGTCGGGACATTCGACTTTGCTTCCGTTCGAGTTGAGCCAGCGGTTCCCCGATCTGATTCGGGTTGAGCCCGAGAGATCGTTCTTCAAACACCGCTGGACGAAGGAAGGAATCCGGAAACTCTTCGAGGAACTTGATGACGATTTTGAGGGCGTCTACAGCTTTCACTTGTGGAGCCACTTGTGGTGGGATAAGAACAGAATGGACTTTTCGTACTTTCACCACGGATTGCTGACTGAGGAATACGTAAAATATGCCGATACTACATACGCGCATATTGCCCGACACTTTCTTCCAAAAACGTGTACACCGATGCGCGGCGTCTACAAGAAGCAAGTAATCAATACCCGTGTTGAGCAAGTATCGCTGTTCGTCAAGCATACATCTCAACGGATACAGTCAAAATTCAAACCGAAGACCGGCTCGTAG
- a CDS encoding SGNH/GDSL hydrolase family protein, with protein sequence MRKLFSTILLLLFSTIASLLIGEAMVRMVAPQRLQNTPAMFTPDDFLVFKLQPLYTGTYTTYEFETPISINSVGLRDNEIGSKQENSLRIVGLGDSFSFANGVTLEETYFKRVESRLSSAYGRPVELINCAVPSYSPLQSFRMLQKYGMAFDPDIVVLGFFVGNDFVESMDLFDAEGKPLLTASNGNLVSVKASDRQNERGIIRPLTTTVRAHLASHSHLYVFLRDRMSNMLSKAGLRPFNLPPEFCAKEYSPRMVQGWAITSSILRDLSEYVRNYNKRLVVVVLPAIYQVYTNSWSEYINALKLNPDLYDLDKPQKLLAEFCRDEGIEFVDALPALRSNSANAQLFFPVDGHPTKEGHEIISEVLASYLLNRR encoded by the coding sequence ATGAGAAAACTCTTTTCCACCATCCTTCTATTGCTTTTCAGCACCATTGCCAGTCTGCTTATCGGAGAAGCGATGGTACGAATGGTGGCCCCCCAGCGCTTGCAGAATACCCCCGCAATGTTCACTCCCGACGACTTTCTGGTCTTTAAGCTGCAGCCTCTCTACACAGGAACATATACAACGTATGAGTTTGAGACACCAATATCTATCAATAGTGTTGGCTTACGAGACAACGAAATCGGCTCAAAACAGGAAAACAGTCTACGAATAGTAGGCTTGGGAGACTCGTTTAGTTTTGCCAACGGCGTAACACTTGAGGAGACCTATTTCAAACGTGTCGAAAGCCGCTTGAGTTCGGCATATGGACGGCCGGTTGAACTCATCAATTGTGCGGTTCCATCATACAGCCCGCTTCAGTCATTCAGAATGCTTCAGAAGTATGGAATGGCTTTTGACCCTGACATAGTCGTATTGGGCTTTTTCGTAGGAAACGACTTTGTTGAATCGATGGATTTATTCGACGCTGAAGGTAAACCACTGCTTACTGCTTCCAACGGCAACCTCGTGTCTGTCAAAGCAAGTGACCGGCAGAACGAGCGTGGGATTATTCGCCCCCTAACTACTACGGTTAGGGCACATTTGGCAAGTCACTCACATCTGTATGTTTTCCTCAGAGATCGAATGTCGAACATGCTGTCGAAAGCAGGCCTGCGGCCGTTTAATCTTCCACCTGAGTTTTGTGCAAAAGAGTATTCGCCGCGCATGGTGCAAGGGTGGGCAATAACCAGTTCCATCCTGCGGGATTTGTCCGAATATGTGCGAAACTACAACAAACGCCTTGTAGTTGTAGTGCTGCCTGCTATTTATCAAGTGTACACGAATTCGTGGAGTGAGTACATCAATGCCCTGAAGCTGAATCCCGACCTGTACGACCTCGACAAGCCGCAAAAACTACTCGCTGAGTTCTGCCGTGATGAGGGAATCGAATTCGTTGATGCACTCCCGGCATTGCGATCAAACTCAGCCAACGCTCAACTCTTCTTCCCCGTTGATGGTCACCCGACCAAAGAAGGCCACGAAATAATTAGCGAAGTACTTGCCAGCTACCTTCTCAATCGACGTTAG
- a CDS encoding glycoside hydrolase family 9 protein, with the protein MWVRSSTTEPDNCTFEFFDNFDSRLGRIYSAPIPQADTWFLIDVPIPANLRNIPLKGIEIYVGGRSKNLWIDDFKITNVRLYAGSGVRVANMNFIGATQLGFIPAGKKQFSTPVEFTSFVIRRVSDNVTVFTGGAPVRTVTDGQGVLNGAPVWIGDFSGLQTPGRYKIVAGSMESRPFDIRSDIYDEVTRSALRFFYYQRAFTAITQQHAEGPWFRPTDADKAPTGIVKGWHDAGDLTVYNATMTQSIFWLLETWSDFAPTEDNLNIPESGNGVPDLLDETRWGLEWLLSKQEPAGGFWCNTTAANGTNTYQYGLTFPHTVAPYINSVPPTTQATAKAVAVLGYASGVFRPFDVVFADRCLEAATRGWNWMIANPNLTNDGSPGGTGNMRNPYAQGNDQSLLKTNRMWAAAGMLYATGQQQYENAFQQFYEPIGWISSYSKSEAFAASLYLRVPSGANQSTKNTIRQRIYEMANGVRNDAQGHPFQFATHYYWGCNSNAMHRSGQFSWRAFTLDTTRTADRDQGLANIEYLFGRNYLNQCYISGVTGVTDQRMKGFHHWMKALNANPWHFPGALAGGPNQSPDPNDISYPNAQPYPVFGYWGDPSNPRTGSVPIEGRFTDNDSWSTNEVCINWNAALVYNLYAARRVARGSSATASPGDKGVPSEYVLEQNFPNPFNPSTEIRFSVPEASSVRLAVYNILGQEIKVLVNDVIGQGYHTVAWDGSDNGGKQVSSGIYFYRMQGENFAAVKKMIFAK; encoded by the coding sequence GTGTGGGTGAGGTCTTCGACAACAGAACCCGACAATTGTACATTTGAATTTTTTGATAACTTCGATTCTCGACTCGGGAGGATTTACTCGGCGCCAATTCCGCAGGCAGATACGTGGTTCCTGATTGATGTGCCGATTCCGGCCAACCTGAGAAATATCCCGTTGAAAGGAATTGAAATCTATGTCGGCGGCAGAAGCAAGAATCTCTGGATTGACGACTTCAAAATCACAAACGTACGACTCTATGCCGGGTCGGGTGTGCGTGTTGCTAACATGAACTTCATCGGAGCAACACAACTGGGCTTCATCCCTGCCGGAAAGAAACAATTTTCAACCCCGGTAGAGTTTACATCATTTGTCATCCGACGTGTCAGTGATAATGTAACGGTGTTTACTGGCGGTGCCCCTGTTCGGACTGTTACCGATGGTCAGGGCGTTTTGAACGGCGCCCCCGTGTGGATTGGCGATTTCTCCGGCCTGCAAACGCCGGGCAGGTACAAGATTGTTGCCGGAAGCATGGAATCGAGGCCGTTCGACATACGCTCGGACATTTATGATGAAGTCACACGATCTGCCCTGCGGTTCTTCTATTACCAGCGCGCATTCACCGCGATAACCCAGCAACATGCTGAAGGGCCATGGTTCCGGCCTACGGACGCCGACAAAGCTCCGACAGGAATTGTAAAAGGCTGGCACGATGCTGGCGACCTGACAGTCTACAATGCAACCATGACGCAATCCATTTTCTGGCTGCTCGAAACGTGGTCTGACTTTGCGCCAACTGAAGACAATCTGAACATTCCCGAAAGCGGCAACGGAGTTCCCGACCTTCTCGATGAAACCCGCTGGGGGCTGGAGTGGCTACTTTCAAAACAAGAACCAGCAGGAGGATTCTGGTGCAATACAACTGCAGCCAATGGCACTAATACGTACCAATACGGGCTGACCTTTCCGCACACCGTTGCTCCGTATATCAACAGTGTGCCGCCTACTACTCAGGCTACGGCGAAAGCTGTTGCCGTTCTCGGGTATGCCTCCGGTGTGTTCAGGCCGTTTGATGTTGTGTTTGCTGACCGCTGCCTTGAGGCCGCCACACGGGGATGGAATTGGATGATTGCAAATCCCAATTTGACGAACGACGGAAGCCCCGGAGGCACGGGGAATATGCGAAATCCGTATGCACAGGGAAACGACCAGTCGCTCCTCAAAACTAACCGTATGTGGGCTGCTGCCGGCATGCTGTATGCAACCGGTCAACAGCAGTATGAGAATGCGTTTCAACAGTTCTACGAGCCAATCGGTTGGATCAGCTCGTACAGTAAGAGTGAAGCGTTTGCTGCAAGCCTGTACTTGCGCGTTCCCAGCGGCGCAAACCAATCCACCAAAAATACAATCAGGCAGCGGATTTATGAGATGGCAAACGGAGTTCGTAACGATGCGCAGGGACATCCGTTCCAGTTTGCAACGCATTACTACTGGGGCTGTAACAGCAATGCCATGCACCGCAGCGGTCAGTTTTCATGGCGGGCATTCACGCTGGATACAACCCGCACTGCCGACCGTGATCAAGGGTTGGCGAATATCGAATACCTGTTTGGAAGAAACTATCTCAATCAGTGCTACATCAGCGGCGTGACAGGAGTGACTGATCAACGCATGAAGGGTTTTCACCATTGGATGAAGGCTCTGAATGCAAACCCCTGGCATTTCCCTGGAGCCCTTGCGGGCGGACCAAACCAATCTCCCGACCCTAATGACATTTCGTACCCGAATGCGCAACCATACCCAGTATTCGGGTATTGGGGAGACCCTTCCAACCCCCGAACAGGAAGCGTGCCTATAGAAGGCCGCTTCACAGATAACGACAGTTGGTCAACAAATGAAGTCTGCATCAATTGGAATGCAGCACTCGTGTACAATTTATACGCCGCACGACGGGTTGCGCGCGGTTCCTCAGCAACCGCGTCTCCTGGGGACAAGGGGGTTCCGAGCGAGTATGTTCTCGAGCAGAATTTCCCCAACCCCTTCAATCCGAGCACGGAAATCCGCTTCTCCGTTCCCGAAGCAAGCTCAGTACGCTTGGCCGTGTACAACATTCTCGGTCAGGAAATCAAAGTACTGGTGAACGACGTGATTGGCCAAGGCTACCACACTGTAGCCTGGGACGGAAGCGATAATGGCGGGAAACAGGTTTCATCAGGAATCTACTTCTACCGGATGCAGGGAGAAAATTTTGCAGCGGTGAAGAAGATGATCTTTGCAAAGTAG